A stretch of DNA from Phocoena sinus isolate mPhoSin1 chromosome 5, mPhoSin1.pri, whole genome shotgun sequence:
CACACTTAATTTGCAGGAAAATTTATATTCActgtttaaaaatttccttttgagGTGCAACACCTCAACTCTGAAGTTTTTCAGAATACCACTCTCTCTCGTCACATACTGCCTGTCTCCTTTATACTATCTCTGTCCTTTATACATATTTCCATTACTCACCTCATTCATACTGTAAGTATTCCTTTTCATGTCTGACATCTCTTCTGCTTGACTGTGAAATCCTTGAATCCAAGAACTTGGTCTCAGTCTTTGTTGTAACCTCTCTATCTAAGGGAGAGCCTAGTAAACAGTAGGAAATCAATGTGCAATAATCAAACATTTTCCATAaacatgtatgtttttaaatacacatgcacaaatgtgtatatttattatatgcaCATTATTATATGCACATAATAATGGGCTTGTAGAAAGCTTAATTTCTTCCAGCTTTTCGCATACCCCACTGAAGTTTCTAGGCAATTTCTATTTTCAGTGCAATATCTAAATGAGAATTTAGTCCTATTTTTGAACTTAGGTATTTGTCACCAGAATGTTATCCATAAAAGAACTTATTTGGTACCTTCAAgtccataaaattagaaaacaacacACTGTAGCTACAAAGCATAGTGTCTTTTACGTTCTTTCCTGCTGTCAAATGATAGTAATAGACAGTAATCAATAGGTAGGATTGAAGAAGAATAGCCATAGGGAAATAGAGAAGAAGTGATACAAAGCTCTGTTTGTTCaaacttaaataataaaaaatgtaacatACCCAAAGCCTTACTATAGTAGGAATCCCATGATTTCCAAAGCATATTAAACATGCAGTCCTGTAGATGGTAGGAAATGAAATTTCTTATTCTGTCGGTGAAAGACATCTGGTCAGTAAGTTCTGATAAAATAGCAGGAACATAGGAAGGAGGGTATGGTACCTTCCCGCAGTGTTTTTCCACTGTTGAGGCTGGAGAAAACCTCAAAGAGTATATAAATGGAATTCCCAGTTTTAAAGCTATTATATCACCACAAGGAAATACTGGATCTGATACCAAGACCTCAAATTTGCTTTTCTTCAGCTTTTCCATTAGATTTTGGTTTTTGAGAACACCATCACAGACTTCTCTAGCCACCATATGGAAGTCCTTGATGACTTTGGCCATCTCCTGATAGACTCTCCAAATGGTTAAAGGAGATGGTCTATTTTCCATCCATGTCAAAACAAAGTCCTTGATCAATCCTTCTATACTTTCTTTGCCAAAGGGCACTTTAGATATTTCAAATATCAGAGATGGGTTAGAGGTCAGTGTGATGAAAAGTGCACCAGAAGCAACTAGGACAGTCATATTATGCTCTTTTTTAATTAGATCATCTATAATTGTCTTAACATTTAGCCAATGACTACCTTCTATTGGCCAAATCAaaacattcccaccaagagtggtTCCTAAGAGACTTATCTGAAGAGCCAACAGCAGAATGATCTTGTTCAACATGATGTCGCTTGATGTAGAAGATTCAATGAGTTGTGGCGCAAATgaatttctctgctttttaaGCAAAAAAGGAGAGACAGATTATTTCTAAGTTTTGATTCAAACC
This window harbors:
- the LOC116754758 gene encoding LOW QUALITY PROTEIN: UDP-glucuronosyltransferase 2A1-like (The sequence of the model RefSeq protein was modified relative to this genomic sequence to represent the inferred CDS: substituted 1 base at 1 genomic stop codon), encoding MLNKIILLLALQISLLGTTLGGNVLIWPIEGSHWLNVKTIIDDLIKKEHNMTVLVASGALFITLTSNPSLIFEISKVPFGKESIEGLIKDFVLTWMENRPSPLTIWRVYQEMAKVIKDFHMVAREVCDGVLKNQNLMEKLKKSKFEVLVSDPVFPCGDIIALKLGIPFIYSLRFSPASTVEKHCGKVPYPPSYVPAILSELTDQMSFTDRIRNFISYHLQDCMFNMLWKSWDSYYSKPTDGSHRLNIKIILEELNQRNHNVTVQASSVTLFVNSSDDSFVNFEVISVSYKKSNIDSLIEHLIMLWIDHRLTPLTIWTFYKELGKLLHTFFQINTQICDXVLKNPKLMARHQKGGFDVLLADPVTICGDLVALKSGIPFMYTLKFSPASSVERHCGKIPAPASYVPAALSELTYQMTFGKGVKNTISYPLQDYIFQSYWGQWNSYYSKILGKSLKYYLTIDSRYLIYSYC